From one Humulus lupulus chromosome 8, drHumLupu1.1, whole genome shotgun sequence genomic stretch:
- the LOC133796224 gene encoding uncharacterized protein LOC133796224 translates to MPNYVKFFKDILTKKRRLGEFETVALTEVCSAMLKSKIPPKLKDPSSFTIPCSIGGRDVGRALCDLGASINLMPMSIFKKLGIGEARPTIVTLQLVDHSMAHPEGKIEDFLVQVDKFIFSADFIILDYEFPDEVEECSRLSVIESLVAEKPFESLDLSEGNFKPHKPSIQEPPKLELKPLPSHLKYAYLGDNETLSVIISAVLGAEYERLWLDVLKKYTIAIGWTMADIKGISPSFCMHKILLEDCCNNSVEKQRRLNPIMKEVISIAPEDQEKTTFTCPYGTFAFRRMSFGLCNAPPTFQRCIMAIFSDMMEKYLEIFMDDFSVFGESFDSCLANLEKFLARCEETNLVLNWKNAILCKTLVDAQLNYTTTEKELLAVVFAFDNFRAYLVGTKVVVYTDHSAIKQQLKKFFHDVRFYYWDEPYLYKQCPYRIMRCCVPKDEVLSILEHCHSAPYGGHFGGQTAAKVFQSGCDHCQRVGNISARNEMLLNCILEVELFDVWGIDFMGPFPPSFRNLYILVAIDYVSKWVEAVASPTNDSNVVMKFLHKHVFTRFGTPRALISDEGTHFVNKILAALLANYSAKHKIATAYHPQTNGQVKLSNRETKGVVEKVVNPTRKD, encoded by the exons ATGCCAAATTATGTAAAGTTCTTTAAGGACATTTTGACCAAGAAAAGGAGACTTGGTGAGTTTGAAACAGTGGCCTTGACAGAAGTCTGTAGTGCCATGTTGAAGAGTAAAATTCCTCCTAAGTTGAAGGATCCAAGTAGCTTTACAATTCCTTGTTCTATTGGTGGAAGAGATGTGGGTagagctttatgtgatttaggagCTAGTATTAACTTAATGCCTATGTCTATTTtcaagaagttgggaattggagaagcaAGGCCAACAATCGTCACTTTGCAATTGGTGGATCATTCTATGGCTCACCCggaaggaaaaattgaagatTTTCTAGTGCAAGTTGATAAGTTCATTTTCTCGGCCGATTTTATAATTCTTGACTATGAG TTTCCGGATGAGGTTGAGGAATGCTCTCGGTTGAGTGTAATTGAGTCACTTGTAGCTGAAAA GCCTTTTGAGTCTCTAGACTTGTCGGAAGGGAATTTCAAACCTCATAAGCCCTCTATTCAAGAGCCACCAAAGTTAGAATTGAAGCCCTTGCCTAGtcacttgaagtatgcttatttggGAGATAACGAGACTTTGTCCGTGATTATTTCAGCTGTGTTAGGAGCTGAATATGAACGTTTGTGGCTTGATGTGTTGAAGAAATACACAATAGCCATTGGTTGGACCATGGCGGATATTAAGGGTATAAGTCCTTCATTTTGTATGCATAAAATCTTGTTGGAAGATTGTTGTAATAATTCTGTTGAGAAGCAGCGAAGACTTAACcctatcatgaaggaagtg ATTTCTATTGCTCCAGAGGaccaagaaaagactacattcaCTTGTCCCTATGGCACCTTTGCCTTTAGAAGGATGTCGTTTGGCTTGTGCAATGCTCCCCCTACTTTCCAACGTTGTATAATGGCAATTTTCTCGGATATGATGGAAAAGTATCTTGAAAtcttcatggatgatttttcagtaTTTGGTGAGTCATTTGACTCTTGTTTGGCTAACTTGGAAAAATTCTTGGCAAGGTGTGAAGAAACCAACTTGGTACTCAAttggaaaaatgccattttatg CAAGACGCTAGTCGATGCTCAATTGAACTATACCACCACCGAGAAAGAACTTTTGGCAGTTGTGTTTGCTTTTGACAATTTTAGAGCTTATCTTGTGGGGACTAAAGTGGTGGTTTACACAGATCATTCAGCAATCAA GCAGCAGCTCAAGAAATTCTTTCATGATGTGAGattttattattgggatgagccctatTTGTACAAGCAATGTCCATATCGTATCATGAGGTGTTGTGTGCCTAAAGATGAAGTTTTGAGTATACTAGAGCATTGTCATTCAGCTCCTTATGGTGGACATTTTGGTGGGCAAACAGCAGCTAAAGTTTTTCAATCAGG ATGTGATCACTGCCAACGTGTTGGAAATATTTCAGCAAGGAATGAAATGTTGTTGAATTGCATCCTTGAAGTGGAATTATTCGATGTTTGGGGAATTGACTTTATGGGGCCATTTCCACCGTCATTCAGGAATTTGTATATCTTGGTGGCAATCGACTATGTgtctaagtgggttgaagcagtggCGAGTCCTACCAATGATTCCAATGTGGTCATGAAGTTCTTACATAAGCATGTTTTCACTCGCTTTGGCACTCCAAGGGCTCTTATAAGTGATGAGGGCACCCATTTTGTGAACAAGATCTTGGCAGCCTTGTTGGCCAATTATAGTGCGAAACACAAGATCGCTACTGCCTACCATCCTCAAACAAATGGTCAAGTCAAACTTTCCAATAGAGAGACCAAGGGTGTGGTAGAGAAAGTTGTTAATCCTACTCGCAAGGATTGA